In the genome of Flavobacterium panacagri, one region contains:
- a CDS encoding trans-sulfuration enzyme family protein — protein sequence MNTEEFGFETQAIRTQLERSQYLEHSVPLYLSSSFVFEDAEDMRASFTEEKERNIYSRFSNPNTSEFVDKICKMEGADSGYAFATGMAAVYSTFAALLNSGDHIVSASSVFGSTHALFMTYFPKWNIETSYFEINKPETIESFIKPNTKILYAESPTNPGVDVIDLELLGNIAKKHNLILIIDNCFATPYLQQPIKFGAHLVIHSATKLIDGQGRVLGGVTVGDAELIRQIYLFSRNAGPALSPFNAWVLSKSLETLAVRVDRHCENALKVAEFLESHPNVNSVKYPFLKSHPQYEIAKKQMKAGGNIIAFEIKGGIEAGRKFLNAIQLCSLSANIGDTRTIVTHPASTTHSKLSEEDQLAVGITQGLVRVSVGLETVEDVIADLKQALS from the coding sequence ATGAATACAGAAGAATTTGGTTTTGAAACACAAGCCATTAGAACACAATTAGAAAGATCACAGTATTTAGAGCATTCGGTGCCATTATACCTATCGTCAAGTTTTGTATTTGAAGATGCGGAAGATATGCGCGCTTCATTTACAGAAGAAAAAGAAAGAAATATTTACAGTCGTTTCAGTAATCCAAATACTTCAGAGTTTGTAGACAAGATCTGCAAAATGGAAGGAGCAGATTCTGGTTATGCTTTTGCAACAGGAATGGCGGCAGTATATTCTACTTTTGCGGCGTTATTAAACTCCGGAGATCATATTGTTTCTGCAAGCAGTGTTTTTGGTTCTACTCATGCTTTGTTTATGACTTATTTCCCGAAATGGAATATCGAAACTTCGTATTTCGAAATTAATAAGCCAGAAACAATCGAGAGTTTTATCAAACCAAACACCAAAATATTATACGCCGAATCCCCAACAAATCCTGGGGTAGATGTAATTGATTTAGAATTGTTAGGGAATATTGCTAAAAAACACAACTTGATTTTAATTATCGACAACTGTTTTGCAACACCATATTTACAACAGCCAATTAAATTTGGAGCACATTTGGTAATTCATTCAGCAACAAAATTAATCGACGGACAAGGACGTGTTTTAGGTGGAGTAACTGTTGGAGATGCAGAGTTAATCAGACAGATTTATTTGTTTTCAAGAAATGCAGGGCCGGCTTTATCGCCATTTAATGCTTGGGTTTTGTCAAAAAGTTTAGAGACTTTGGCAGTTCGTGTAGACAGACACTGCGAAAACGCTTTAAAAGTGGCTGAATTTTTAGAAAGCCATCCAAATGTAAACAGTGTAAAATATCCATTCCTGAAATCGCATCCGCAGTACGAAATTGCTAAAAAACAGATGAAAGCAGGTGGAAACATTATTGCATTTGAAATTAAAGGAGGAATCGAAGCAGGAAGAAAATTCCTGAATGCAATTCAGCTTTGTTCATTATCGGCAAATATTGGAGATACAAGAACAATCGTAACACATCCGGCTTCTACAACACACAGTAAATTGTCTGAGGAAGATCAATTAGCAGTTGGAATCACACAAGGTTTGGTTCGTGTTTCTGTTGGTTTAGAAACTGTTGAAGATGTAATTGCAGATTTAAAACAAGCACTTTCTTAA
- a CDS encoding RDD family protein, with translation MSDSTYVLHKKLLTSDRDRFFNGIIDFVFISVFIFVFSFFVVIIGNVFQWNTYGAWVEIMISLGVIGTYLSFAIIYYLIFESLFSRTIGKIITGSIVVNENGIKPNFEMVCLRTVCRLIPFDVFSFLGKSGRFWHDYLSKTYVVEKNDLEKDMEIFYNLDAIGNLKK, from the coding sequence TTGAGCGATTCTACTTATGTTCTACACAAGAAGTTATTAACGTCTGATCGTGATCGTTTTTTTAACGGCATTATTGATTTTGTTTTTATTTCAGTTTTCATATTTGTTTTTTCATTTTTTGTTGTAATTATTGGGAATGTTTTTCAATGGAATACTTATGGTGCTTGGGTAGAAATTATGATCAGCCTTGGAGTAATAGGAACTTACCTTTCTTTTGCGATAATCTACTATTTGATATTTGAATCTCTTTTTTCCAGAACTATAGGAAAAATTATTACTGGAAGTATCGTGGTGAATGAAAATGGAATAAAACCTAATTTTGAAATGGTTTGTCTGAGAACTGTATGTCGTTTAATTCCTTTTGATGTGTTTTCTTTTTTAGGAAAATCGGGAAGGTTTTGGCATGATTACTTATCAAAAACTTATGTTGTCGAGAAAAATGACTTGGAAAAAGACATGGAAATCTTTTATAATTTAGACGCGATAGGAAATTTAAAGAAGTAA
- a CDS encoding RrF2 family transcriptional regulator gives MLSKKTKYGIKALTYLARRENNEPVQIAEIAKSEHISIKFLESILLLLRNSGFLGAKKGKGGGYYLIKDPKDISMAKVYRILEGPIALLPCASHNFYERCDDCDDEATCAARRLMTEVRDNTLKILESNSLADIAF, from the coding sequence ATGCTTTCAAAAAAGACAAAATACGGAATCAAAGCTTTGACTTATTTAGCAAGACGCGAAAATAATGAACCAGTACAGATTGCCGAAATTGCGAAAAGCGAACACATTTCGATAAAATTTTTAGAAAGTATTTTATTGCTGTTAAGAAACTCTGGATTTCTTGGTGCTAAAAAAGGAAAAGGCGGTGGTTATTATTTAATAAAAGATCCAAAAGATATCAGTATGGCAAAAGTCTATCGTATTTTAGAAGGCCCAATTGCTTTGCTTCCATGTGCCAGTCATAATTTCTACGAAAGATGTGATGATTGTGATGATGAAGCTACCTGTGCAGCACGTCGTTTAATGACAGAAGTTAGAGATAATACACTTAAAATATTAGAAAGTAATTCTTTAGCAGATATCGCTTTTTAA
- a CDS encoding sulfite exporter TauE/SafE family protein, with amino-acid sequence MDFQIGLVIAGLVVGFIVGLTGVGGGSLMTPILLYFNIPPTTAVGTDLLYAAFTKAGGVFVHNKKGNINWKITGWLTLGSVPASLITLWILNSIKTDIETINHVIKYSLGWALLFTSVAIIFKNKILKFSQKHAGDKFHSESTTQNALTIGIGILLGATVTLTSIGAGALGTVTLFFLYPLLPTPRLVGTEIAHAVPLTLVAGIGHASMGNLDIGLLGQLLMGSLPGIYMGSMLSGKVPDQFLRNAIAVMLFMAGYKLIF; translated from the coding sequence ATGGATTTTCAAATAGGTCTTGTAATTGCAGGATTAGTCGTTGGATTTATTGTTGGACTGACTGGAGTTGGCGGCGGTTCTTTAATGACTCCAATTTTATTATACTTCAATATTCCGCCAACAACCGCCGTAGGAACCGATTTATTATACGCTGCATTTACTAAAGCAGGAGGTGTTTTTGTTCACAACAAAAAAGGAAACATCAACTGGAAAATTACAGGCTGGCTGACTCTTGGAAGCGTTCCTGCTTCTTTAATAACATTATGGATTTTAAACAGTATTAAAACTGATATTGAAACCATTAACCATGTTATTAAATATAGCTTAGGCTGGGCTTTACTATTTACTTCTGTTGCTATTATATTCAAAAATAAGATTTTGAAGTTCTCTCAAAAACATGCAGGAGATAAATTTCACAGTGAAAGCACGACTCAAAACGCACTAACTATAGGAATTGGAATTTTATTAGGGGCAACCGTAACACTTACTTCCATTGGAGCTGGAGCTTTAGGAACTGTTACTCTATTTTTCCTTTACCCGTTATTACCAACACCTAGATTAGTAGGAACTGAAATTGCGCATGCTGTTCCTTTGACATTGGTTGCCGGAATCGGACATGCTTCTATGGGAAATTTAGATATTGGTTTATTAGGACAATTACTAATGGGTTCTCTTCCCGGAATCTACATGGGAAGCATGCTAAGCGGAAAAGTACCGGATCAATTCCTTAGAAACGCTATAGCCGTAATGCTTTTTATGGCTGGATACAAATTGATTTTTTAG
- a CDS encoding sulfite exporter TauE/SafE family protein: protein MEKELKINNTASFKEKLWIGIPVVLLVGLLFTLLYNHHAEFSWDGFVAGFNQEFLVFFAIGVFAQLVDGTLGMGYGATSTSFLLAYGVPPVVSSTAVHVSEMFTTGASAVSHHRFGNINKKLVKHLLIPGVLGSITGAYLLSDVIDGDVIKPFIAVYMIVLAVIIIRKALKKNIVKKKTKKLGFLAVFGGFMDSVGGGGWGPIVTSTLLGRGRNPRYTIGSVSAAEFAISFASGITFMLFGGIHGWQVIIGLILGGVISAPLAAFLVNKIKRKPMMVAVGVLIIVLSLKTLSKLL from the coding sequence ATGGAGAAAGAACTGAAAATAAATAATACGGCCTCTTTTAAAGAGAAGCTTTGGATTGGAATTCCTGTTGTTTTACTAGTAGGTTTATTATTCACTTTATTATACAATCATCACGCTGAATTTTCCTGGGACGGATTTGTAGCAGGATTCAATCAGGAATTTTTAGTGTTTTTTGCCATCGGAGTTTTTGCGCAGTTGGTTGATGGAACTTTAGGAATGGGATACGGGGCAACTTCGACGTCATTTTTATTGGCTTATGGAGTTCCGCCAGTGGTAAGCAGTACGGCAGTTCACGTTTCGGAAATGTTTACAACAGGAGCGTCAGCAGTTTCTCATCATAGATTCGGAAACATTAATAAAAAACTGGTAAAGCATTTATTGATTCCAGGTGTCTTAGGTTCGATTACAGGAGCTTATTTGTTGTCTGATGTTATTGACGGAGATGTAATTAAACCATTTATTGCTGTTTACATGATTGTTTTGGCGGTTATCATTATTAGAAAAGCGTTAAAAAAGAATATTGTAAAAAAGAAAACAAAAAAATTAGGCTTTTTAGCAGTTTTTGGCGGTTTTATGGATTCTGTTGGAGGTGGAGGCTGGGGGCCGATTGTAACGTCAACATTATTAGGAAGAGGTAGAAATCCAAGATATACCATCGGTTCGGTAAGCGCAGCTGAGTTTGCGATTTCATTTGCAAGCGGAATTACATTCATGCTTTTTGGAGGAATCCACGGCTGGCAAGTCATTATAGGATTGATTTTAGGAGGGGTTATTTCAGCGCCATTAGCTGCATTTTTGGTAAATAAAATCAAAAGAAAACCAATGATGGTTGCGGTTGGAGTTTTAATTATAGTATTGAGTTTAAAAACATTATCTAAATTATTGTAA
- a CDS encoding phosphoadenylyl-sulfate reductase, producing MSASIVQELLEKTAAFSLDETLVFLAGEFPGKVIFSTSFGQEDQVITDFIAKSNTDITVFTLDTGRLFQETYDVFHKTLKKYKRPIEVYFPEAASVEKLLQEKGPNSFYDSVENRKECCFIRKVVPLRKALAGNSVWITGLRAEQSENRHDLSLFEYDGNFEIIKFNPLLKWTLEEVETYLSENNVPQNALHKQGFVSIGCAPCTRAIFPGEDIRAGRWWWESSHKECGLHSAKKE from the coding sequence ATGAGTGCGAGTATAGTACAAGAATTATTAGAGAAAACTGCGGCTTTCTCACTTGATGAAACCTTAGTTTTTTTAGCAGGAGAATTTCCGGGGAAAGTAATTTTTTCGACTTCTTTTGGGCAAGAAGATCAGGTAATTACTGATTTTATTGCAAAAAGTAACACAGATATTACTGTTTTTACTTTAGATACAGGAAGATTATTTCAGGAAACGTATGACGTTTTTCACAAAACATTAAAAAAATACAAAAGACCAATCGAAGTTTACTTTCCAGAAGCAGCATCAGTAGAAAAGCTATTACAGGAAAAAGGCCCAAACAGCTTTTACGATTCAGTTGAAAACAGAAAAGAATGCTGTTTTATTCGAAAAGTGGTTCCGTTGAGAAAAGCTTTGGCAGGAAACTCAGTTTGGATTACGGGATTAAGAGCCGAACAATCAGAAAACAGACACGATTTAAGTTTGTTTGAATATGACGGAAACTTCGAGATCATAAAATTCAATCCGTTGCTAAAATGGACTTTAGAAGAAGTTGAAACGTATTTGTCAGAAAACAATGTTCCGCAAAATGCATTGCACAAACAAGGTTTCGTAAGTATTGGATGCGCGCCTTGTACAAGAGCAATCTTTCCAGGTGAAGATATCAGAGCCGGAAGATGGTGGTGGGAATCAAGCCATAAAGAATGTGGTTTGCATAGCGCGAAAAAAGAATAA
- the cysD gene encoding sulfate adenylyltransferase subunit CysD produces the protein MSSVLKTNALESEAIYIFREVISQFDKPVLLFSGGKDSITLVRLAQKAFFPAKIPFPLLHVDTGHNFPETIAFRDKLVEELGLELIVRNVQDAIDEGKVVEETGKYSSRNSLQTTTLLDAIEEFKFDACIGGARRDEEKARAKERIFSVRDDFGQWDEKNQRPELFDILNGKIENGQNVRVFPISNWTELDVWSYIEKEHIEIPSIYFSHKRKVFLRDGLIWSHSPFVYQEEDEQIEERIVRFRTVGDMSCTAAVESYAATIEEVVGEIRSSTISERGARIDDKRSEAAMEKRKQQGYF, from the coding sequence ATGAGTTCAGTATTAAAAACAAACGCTTTAGAGAGTGAAGCGATATACATTTTCAGAGAAGTAATTTCACAGTTTGACAAACCGGTTTTACTTTTCTCAGGAGGAAAAGATTCTATCACATTAGTGCGTTTGGCGCAAAAAGCATTTTTCCCTGCTAAGATTCCGTTTCCTCTTTTGCACGTTGATACAGGACACAATTTCCCTGAAACAATCGCTTTCAGAGATAAATTAGTAGAAGAATTAGGTTTAGAGTTAATCGTTCGTAATGTTCAGGACGCTATTGATGAAGGAAAAGTAGTTGAAGAAACTGGAAAATACTCAAGTAGAAACAGTTTACAGACAACAACACTTTTAGATGCAATTGAAGAATTTAAGTTTGATGCTTGTATTGGTGGAGCACGTCGTGATGAAGAAAAAGCAAGAGCGAAAGAACGTATTTTCTCTGTTCGTGATGATTTCGGACAATGGGACGAAAAAAATCAAAGACCTGAGTTGTTTGATATATTAAATGGAAAAATTGAAAATGGACAAAACGTTCGTGTTTTCCCAATTTCAAACTGGACAGAATTAGATGTTTGGAGTTATATCGAAAAAGAACATATCGAGATTCCATCAATCTATTTTTCACATAAAAGAAAAGTTTTTTTGAGAGACGGTTTAATCTGGTCGCATTCTCCTTTTGTGTACCAGGAAGAAGACGAACAAATCGAAGAAAGAATTGTTCGCTTCAGAACCGTTGGAGATATGAGTTGTACAGCAGCAGTTGAATCTTACGCAGCAACAATCGAAGAAGTAGTTGGAGAAATCAGATCATCAACCATTTCTGAGAGAGGAGCCAGAATCGATGATAAACGTTCTGAAGCGGCGATGGAAAAAAGAAAACAACAGGGATACTTTTAA
- a CDS encoding sulfate adenylyltransferase subunit 1, whose protein sequence is MDVLKIATAGSVDDGKSTLIGRLLYDTKSLTTDKIEAIEKSSKQKGYDYLDFSLATDGLVAEREQGITIDVAHIYFSTAKKSYIIADTPGHVEYTRNMVTGASTSQVSIILIDARKGVIEQTYRHFFINNLLRVKEVIVAINKMDLVDYSEEVFNKIKADFQALNAKSTFKEQNVSYIPLSAINGGNVVDKSENMPWYDGQTVLEHLEGLHASDVFEAGKARFPVQTVIRPKTEEYHDFRGYAGKLYGNSIKVGDAVTVLPSLTESKVSKIHFFDKTFDEAVAGSSITIELENDINVTRGDMIVKSSELPKIEKDITTTVCWMDSKKLVPGTKYLIQHNTNRVLAKVESIKNTIATDYSGTTEASQLAINEIGEVTIKLSKPLYFDSYNENKSNGAFILIDTATNTTAGVGFIR, encoded by the coding sequence ATGGACGTTTTAAAAATAGCAACAGCAGGAAGTGTAGATGACGGAAAAAGTACTTTGATCGGGAGATTATTGTACGATACAAAATCATTGACGACTGATAAAATAGAAGCAATCGAAAAAAGCAGTAAACAAAAAGGATACGATTATCTTGATTTTTCTTTGGCAACTGACGGTTTAGTGGCAGAAAGAGAGCAAGGAATCACAATTGATGTTGCACATATATATTTTTCGACTGCAAAGAAAAGTTACATTATTGCCGATACTCCGGGTCACGTTGAATATACAAGAAACATGGTTACAGGAGCTTCAACTTCTCAGGTTTCTATTATTTTAATTGATGCCAGAAAGGGTGTAATTGAGCAAACGTACCGTCACTTTTTTATCAATAATTTATTGAGAGTAAAAGAGGTAATTGTTGCGATTAATAAAATGGATTTAGTTGATTATTCGGAAGAAGTTTTCAATAAAATCAAAGCTGATTTTCAGGCATTAAATGCAAAAAGTACTTTCAAAGAACAAAACGTAAGTTATATTCCGTTAAGCGCAATCAACGGCGGAAACGTAGTTGATAAATCTGAAAACATGCCTTGGTACGATGGACAAACGGTATTGGAACATTTAGAAGGCTTACATGCTTCAGATGTTTTTGAAGCAGGAAAAGCACGTTTCCCAGTTCAAACGGTTATTCGTCCTAAAACAGAAGAATACCACGATTTTAGAGGTTACGCAGGAAAATTATACGGAAACTCAATTAAAGTTGGGGATGCCGTAACAGTTCTTCCTTCTTTAACCGAATCAAAAGTATCTAAAATTCACTTTTTCGATAAAACATTTGATGAAGCTGTTGCAGGTTCTTCAATCACCATCGAATTAGAAAATGACATCAATGTAACAAGAGGTGACATGATTGTAAAATCATCAGAACTTCCAAAAATTGAAAAAGACATTACCACAACAGTTTGCTGGATGGACAGTAAAAAATTGGTTCCAGGAACTAAATATTTGATACAGCATAATACAAACAGAGTTTTAGCAAAAGTAGAAAGCATCAAAAATACAATTGCAACAGATTACTCAGGAACGACAGAAGCTTCACAATTGGCAATCAACGAAATTGGAGAAGTAACAATCAAATTAAGCAAACCGTTATATTTTGATTCATACAACGAAAACAAATCAAACGGAGCTTTCATCTTAATTGATACAGCAACAAACACAACAGCAGGAGTAGGATTCATCAGATAG
- a CDS encoding HEPN domain-containing protein, producing the protein MESFRTEIENPVVQKEIIELEKKIHLFRGGKIDDERFRSLRLARGIYGQRQEGVQMIRIKLPYGKVTSEQLVRITQVSDEYSTGRLHITTRQDIQIHYVSLDRTPELWADLAKDDITLREACGNTVRNITGSELAGVDVNEPFDVSPYAHGLFQYLLRNPICQEMGRKFKISFSSSDEDTALSYLHDLGFIPKIKDGQKGFKIMFGGGLGSQPAHAELLSEFVPVNEIIPTAEGIIRIFDRYGERAKRMKARMKFLIKEMGRDVFLDLVEQEKKAIAFETYEIDTTAFDGPIPEPLLEVPQVTIEDTESYEAWKNSNVIKQKQDGYYAIGIKVLLGDFYTDKARLLANLIKNYGANELRFSLRQNIVIRHIKEENLPFFYQELAKLDFVQLGYNSVGDITACPGTDTCNLGIASSTGIAEELERVLTAEYPQYLNNREIEIKISGCMNACGQHNMSAIGFQGMSINSGKLVAPALQVLLGGGRLGNGAGRFADKVIKVPSRRGPDALRTILNDFDANGSGQKFLDYYDTKGEKYFYEILKPYADVTNLTEADFVDWGNADNYVKAVGVGECAGVVIDLVATLLFEAKEKLILAQESFDEKKWSDAIYYAYAGFVNGAKALLLAENQKTNHHAGIVDLFDTVFIDTNKIELNSTFKDLVYQINKNEPSEAFAKDYIAQAVVFFDKIETFRAQELENA; encoded by the coding sequence ATGGAAAGTTTTAGAACAGAAATAGAAAATCCGGTAGTTCAGAAGGAGATTATCGAATTAGAAAAAAAGATTCACTTATTCCGTGGAGGAAAAATTGATGATGAGCGTTTTCGTAGTCTTCGTTTAGCGCGTGGAATCTACGGTCAGCGTCAGGAAGGCGTTCAGATGATTCGTATCAAATTGCCGTATGGAAAGGTAACCAGCGAGCAATTAGTGCGTATCACACAAGTTTCTGATGAATATTCTACAGGGCGTTTACATATTACAACACGTCAGGATATCCAGATTCACTATGTGAGTTTGGACAGAACGCCAGAACTTTGGGCAGATTTGGCTAAAGACGATATCACGCTTCGTGAAGCTTGCGGAAACACAGTAAGAAATATTACAGGAAGCGAATTGGCTGGAGTTGACGTAAACGAACCATTTGATGTTTCGCCTTATGCACACGGACTTTTTCAATATTTGTTAAGAAACCCTATTTGTCAGGAAATGGGACGTAAATTCAAAATTTCGTTCTCTTCTTCAGATGAAGATACTGCGTTGAGTTATTTGCACGATTTAGGATTTATTCCGAAAATAAAAGACGGACAAAAAGGTTTCAAAATCATGTTTGGAGGAGGTTTAGGATCTCAGCCAGCGCATGCAGAATTGCTTTCGGAGTTTGTTCCGGTAAACGAAATCATCCCAACAGCAGAAGGAATCATTCGTATTTTTGATAGATACGGAGAGCGCGCAAAGAGAATGAAAGCGCGTATGAAATTCTTAATCAAAGAAATGGGAAGAGATGTTTTCCTTGATTTGGTTGAACAAGAGAAAAAAGCCATCGCTTTTGAAACATACGAAATTGATACAACCGCTTTTGATGGCCCAATTCCAGAGCCGTTATTAGAAGTTCCGCAAGTTACAATCGAAGATACAGAATCGTATGAAGCATGGAAAAATTCGAATGTAATCAAACAGAAGCAAGACGGTTATTATGCTATCGGGATCAAAGTTTTATTAGGAGATTTTTATACAGATAAAGCACGATTATTAGCCAATTTAATTAAGAATTACGGAGCAAATGAATTACGTTTTTCATTGCGTCAAAATATTGTAATACGTCACATAAAAGAAGAGAATTTGCCTTTCTTTTATCAAGAATTAGCGAAGTTGGATTTTGTTCAGCTAGGATATAATTCAGTTGGAGATATTACGGCATGTCCGGGTACTGATACTTGTAATTTGGGGATTGCAAGTAGTACCGGTATTGCAGAAGAATTAGAAAGAGTTTTAACGGCAGAATATCCTCAGTATTTAAACAACCGCGAAATCGAAATTAAAATTTCAGGCTGTATGAATGCCTGCGGACAGCACAATATGTCTGCAATTGGATTCCAAGGAATGTCAATCAACTCAGGAAAACTGGTGGCTCCGGCTTTACAAGTTTTGTTAGGTGGAGGAAGATTAGGAAATGGCGCTGGGCGTTTTGCTGATAAAGTAATCAAAGTACCGAGTCGTAGAGGTCCTGATGCATTGCGTACCATTTTAAATGATTTTGATGCTAACGGAAGCGGACAAAAATTCCTTGATTATTATGATACAAAAGGAGAAAAATATTTCTACGAAATCTTAAAACCGTATGCTGATGTAACCAATTTAACAGAAGCTGATTTTGTGGATTGGGGTAATGCGGATAATTATGTAAAAGCAGTTGGAGTTGGAGAATGTGCCGGAGTAGTGATCGATTTAGTTGCGACATTATTGTTTGAAGCTAAAGAAAAATTGATCTTGGCTCAGGAATCTTTCGATGAGAAAAAATGGTCAGATGCTATTTATTATGCTTACGCAGGATTTGTAAATGGAGCAAAAGCATTGTTATTGGCAGAGAACCAAAAAACAAACCATCACGCGGGAATTGTAGACTTGTTTGATACTGTTTTTATCGACACGAATAAAATCGAATTAAACTCAACTTTTAAAGACTTGGTTTACCAAATCAATAAAAATGAACCATCAGAAGCTTTCGCTAAAGATTACATTGCTCAGGCAGTAGTTTTCTTTGATAAAATCGAAACTTTCAGAGCTCAGGAATTAGAAAATGCTTAA
- the cobA gene encoding uroporphyrinogen-III C-methyltransferase, translating to MLNIKPKITLVGAGPGDPDLLTLKAVKALAEANVVLYDALSNEEILDYAPKNAIRIFVGKRIGNHAYTQDQINQLIVDNALTYGNVVRLKGGDPFIFGRGGEEIDFAESFGIETIVVPGISSVVAVPASQGISITKRGVSESFWAITGTTSDRKLSSDIALSAKSSATVVILMGMHKLHQIIDLFQKEDKGNLPVAIIQNGTTAEEKVGVGTVDSILEVVKQKELGSPAIIVLGEVVRESNKLKGFYEEFLSKEEIR from the coding sequence ATGCTTAATATAAAACCCAAAATAACTTTAGTCGGTGCAGGTCCGGGCGATCCCGATTTACTTACGCTGAAAGCTGTAAAAGCATTGGCTGAAGCAAATGTGGTTTTATACGATGCTTTGTCCAATGAAGAAATTCTGGATTACGCACCAAAAAATGCCATTAGAATTTTTGTTGGAAAAAGAATCGGAAATCATGCTTACACGCAAGATCAAATCAATCAGTTGATTGTAGATAATGCACTGACATACGGAAATGTAGTTCGATTAAAAGGCGGAGATCCATTTATTTTTGGAAGAGGTGGAGAAGAAATTGATTTTGCAGAAAGTTTCGGAATAGAAACTATCGTAGTTCCAGGAATTTCATCAGTTGTTGCCGTTCCTGCAAGTCAGGGAATTTCAATAACAAAACGTGGTGTTTCAGAAAGTTTTTGGGCTATTACAGGAACAACATCGGATAGAAAATTATCTTCAGATATTGCCTTATCGGCGAAATCTTCTGCAACTGTTGTGATTTTGATGGGAATGCACAAATTGCATCAAATCATCGATTTGTTTCAAAAAGAAGATAAAGGAAATTTACCCGTTGCGATCATCCAAAACGGAACAACAGCAGAAGAAAAAGTTGGAGTTGGAACCGTTGATTCGATTTTGGAAGTTGTAAAACAAAAAGAATTAGGTTCACCAGCCATTATCGTTTTAGGTGAAGTTGTTAGGGAAAGCAATAAATTAAAAGGTTTTTACGAAGAATTTCTATCAAAAGAAGAAATTCGTTAG
- a CDS encoding precorrin-2 dehydrogenase/sirohydrochlorin ferrochelatase family protein yields the protein MEQNELYPIFLKLHNLNVLIVGGGNVGLEKLSFLLKSSPNANVEVVAPDFHLEIKVLAEKHPSIKLTEKKFKKKMLKKRHMVIACTDKLEVNKKVYDLARKRYLICNIADTPDLCDYYLGGIVTKGNVKIAISTNGKSPTTAKRLREFFEEVIPEDINQMVENLNEYRKTLKGNFEEKVKRMNEITSSLKNKEL from the coding sequence ATGGAACAAAACGAATTATATCCAATATTTCTAAAGCTTCACAATTTAAATGTACTAATTGTAGGCGGTGGAAATGTAGGTTTAGAGAAACTTTCTTTTTTGCTAAAATCAAGTCCAAATGCAAATGTTGAGGTTGTAGCACCTGATTTTCATTTGGAAATTAAAGTTTTAGCCGAAAAACATCCTTCAATTAAATTGACGGAAAAAAAGTTTAAAAAGAAAATGCTCAAAAAGCGTCACATGGTGATCGCTTGTACAGATAAGCTGGAAGTCAATAAAAAGGTGTATGATTTGGCTAGAAAACGTTATTTGATTTGCAATATAGCCGATACGCCCGATTTATGTGATTATTATTTGGGCGGAATCGTAACAAAAGGAAATGTAAAAATTGCCATTTCGACAAACGGAAAATCGCCAACAACAGCAAAAAGATTACGTGAGTTTTTCGAAGAAGTAATTCCGGAAGACATCAATCAAATGGTTGAGAACCTGAATGAATATCGAAAAACACTTAAAGGTAATTTCGAAGAAAAGGTTAAAAGAATGAATGAGATTACCTCTTCATTGAAAAATAAGGAATTGTAA